A window of Spirochaetota bacterium genomic DNA:
CATCATACAATTAATAACTTACTAAGGGCTGACTTGGCAAATAAATTGTCTGCAGCCCTAGCTTTTTACATTTGATTTTGTATCACCTCCTTTATTAAAATTTGTTAACACATCGGTTTTCAATAAATATCACTGATGTAGATTAAAAAAATTCTCAAACAACACTAAAATAGAACATTTAGGGATACCCTATTTATAAGTTATAACTATAGCTAATACTATAGTTGCGTCCCTCTCTATATGATTCAAGGGTAAATTTTTTCTCCAAGCTAGTCCCGCTTTTTGGTCTCTTTTGACTAATTTCAATTGCAGGATCAAGTATATTGGATATGGATATTTTCAAATGGCCCTTTGAAAACAACTTTTGTTTGGCAACAAAATCAAGCTTTCCGACTGGCTCTTCGTATATATCACCCCTCGGATTTGTTCCATAAATTGTTCCAACCTTTACTATCCTCCTTCCGTAAATATTGTAAAGGAGTGTGCCGTTAAGTCCTATATTATCATTGTTATAATTAAGCGATGAGTTTAGAACATATGGAGATTGTCCCTGCAAGGGTCTATCGTCTGTTGTGTACTTTGCGGATTCAATATCCTCAACATCAACATTTGAATGGATGAAGGCAATATTCGTGGAAAATGATAAATCACCTAAGATATTTTTAATATTTGATGATTCTAGGTTGAATAAATCTGAAATAAAACTAAAGGTTTTCTTAACCTCAAACTCAATACCCATATTTTCAGCAGATTCTGCATTCTGGTACTTCAATGTGGTTGAACCTGGTGTACCTGTGACCTCAAGCAATTCTATCGGCTTTTCCATGTCCTTATAAAACAGGGATAGAGCTAATATTTCGGATGCAGAAGGGAACCATTCAACCCTTAGATCATAATTATGTATATCACACTGCTCTAGATCTGGATTACCTATTAAAACCTCCGAGGATATCATGGGAGAATACTTAAATTCAGTGACTTCTCTAAAATCGGGTCGTGCTACAGTTTTACTGTATGCGAATCTTAGATTGGTGTTCTTTGTTGCAGAATAAGTGACACTTACACCGGGCATAATGTTATCTTCTTCTAATGGTTCTTTACTTAGATCCTTCTCCTCTTTCAAAATTGGATTATATGTTATCACATCCATATCTGAATACTCATATCTCAGACCACCGACAAATCTTAATCTGGGAATTATGGGCATATCAAACTGTCCATAACCCGCTATGATAGTCAGTTTGCCGGTATAGTAGTCATTCTCGCCTGATGCCTCTTTAATAAAATAGTGTGTTGGATCTTCATCACCTGGTGCGACAATAAATCCAGGCGAAAGGAGGTTTTCTAATGGTTCAGGCGTTGTGGATATTGATCCCAGGCTATTGCCATTATCCCAAAGAAATGTCCGTGACTCTGAATCCCTTTCTCGATATGTAATAGCCCCTCCAATATTTAATTTAGATGATAGACCATTCCACTGCTTAAAGGGAATAGTTAAGGACGGCGAAAAACCATAGACTGAGTCATCATGTTCCTGGAAAAATCGTTTTACATCATCCGACCTATATACAATAAAACTACCAGTAGAGTTCAAATCAATAAGCTGACTTGTCCTAGTATCCGGTTCATATCTTGAGGCCCTTGAGTAAGATGCGGTCCAATCTAAAATGGTCTTAAATATTTTTTCAAAATAATGCTCTCCGTTAATTTGACTGAAGAAAAGGCCTGTAGTAATAAATTGAAGTTTATATATTTTAGCCGTGCTGACAGCGCCAGCAACTGTAGACTCCTGCCTGTCATTATTGTAGCCAAAATATTCTGATGTGTTATCATCTGACTGGTGGGAATAGAATGATGTTAAACGTAATTTGTCTGTGCCTGCATTGAGTGATGATGATATGAGCAGGCCCTTGTTTGTCGAATATGTTGATTTATCAATATGATAATCTTTAATTGTATTCCAGTTATCACTTACTCGAAAAAAATGAATATCTTTATTTTTGGAACTCTCCTTAAACAATCCGGAAAAAATTAGTCCCAAAGTCTTATTCTTACCAATATTATAGCTATCACCATAAGAGAAGTTGACTTTAAAAGGGAACTTGCCATCCGTTGTATTCGGCGTGTATTCATTCTTAAACTCTCTACCAATCTGGGCAATCCGCTTGGGAGTGTAGAAAATATCATTTACATAATCATCTTTTATCCCATCCGGCAATTCTCTTGTGCCGTCATCAATGCCAAACCAATCATATTTGCCCCCATCGTAGGTCAAAAAATCCTTGCCTGTTGTATTTGAATGATAGCCTGACCCAATTGAAACCTTAAAGGTGGCTTTATCCGGATAATCCCTTGGATTGATCTGCACTATGCCCCCTGCAAACTCTCCTGGTATATCCGGGGTGTAAGCCTTAATAATCACAAGATTATCAAGCAGCCCAACCGGAAATATATCCAATGGAACCACCCTCTTGTCTGGGTCAGGAGATGGGATTGTTGAACCAGCGAACATAACACTCGAATATCGCTCACCGAGTCCCCGGATATAAACTGTCTTACCATCTACTATAGTAACTCCAGTTACTCTTTTAGCAGCATCTGATGCATCGCTATCCGGTGATTTAGAGATTTGTTCAGAACTTATGGCGTCCTGAGCCACAGGTGCCTTTTTTCTCTTGCTTAGAAGTGCTGCCTCGGTATTATTGATCCTACGGCCAGTGACGACAACCTCTTCTGCTGTCTTGTATGAGAGGCTGATATTAACAATATTCTTTTCACCTGGTTTTACATTTATCGCTGATAGAGTCTTATCATACCCCATCATTTGAAATAGTATATTCTGCTTACCTTCAGGAACATCCTGAAGGGTGTATTTACCATTTATATCTGTAATAGAATATATTTTAAGTGTTTGAATAATTACATTTACTCCGATTAAGGGTTCACCGGTCATAGAATCAATAACCTTACCTGAGACGTCAGTAGTCTTTTGTGCATAGAGCGTAAGGGGGGTAAACATAATTAGAATAACCATTAAGACTTTTTGTAGAATTCTGCTGTTGAGTGCTGACTTTTTCATATCTTCTCCCGATAATCATTTATACTATAATAATTGAAATCTGACAGGCTGAAATATTTTGACAGTTATTTTCTTCCCATCACTATCTATACTGGGCTTATATCTCTTACCCTCATAACATTTAATTGCCATCCGCTCTAGACCATATCCCAGCTTCTTACCCACTGATCTAGCGCGAAGCACTTCACCTTCATCACTGATAATAAGTTCTAGAATTACAGTTCCCTCAATTCCATATGATCTTGCCGCTGCTGTATAGCTTGGCATTATCTCTGGATTAAGATCAATCGGAGCGGTTGCATTGCTTATGACTGGATTAACAGCTGTACCGATTCGAGGATCTATGATATCTCTATCAGGATTGAATTCCTTCTTTTTATCCTTTATGTATTGATTACCAAAAACCTCATCAATCTCTACATAAGATCCACCGCTAGCCCTTTTTTTTAACGGAACAAAATCTCCAAAGTCCACAATAGTAACTACCATCTCATCATACATCCTGTTTCTTACCTCATCAAAAAAATCCCAATTAATAGAAAAAATAAAATAACCTATAAAGGCAGTAATAAAAAAAATTGGAAATACAATATGCCTTTGCCACCAACTTATACTATTTTCTTCGAAGAAAGTATTATAAACTTGCAGTCTTGAAAATATATTATTTACATCCCTTACTGAAGGATTCTCATATGAATTCATAAAATGTACACCCCCCTGTTCATTAAAGTTTTACTCTCTTTTTCTTGTTTGAATCAACTGCAAGCCCGACCTTTGATATACCTGCAAGCTTAACCTCATCCAGCAGATTTAAAAGCTGTTGATATTCAGTCTTTCCCTCTGCTCGAAGAATCACTGCCGTGTCAGGATGAAGCCTCTTGGCCGTTTTTAGCTGAACAGGGAGTGTATCCAATTTGTCTATCTTTTTATCATTCCAGTAAACCTCGCCATTAGGTTTTATAGTTAGCGCTATTTTATGGGGCTCTCTCTTAATCGCAGCGGCATTAACCTTCGGCAACGCAATTGGCACTGTTCTGTATTTGGTAAATTCAGCCGTTACCATTATAATAATTACGAGCACAAGCATAATATCCACTAGTGGCGTCACATTGATACCGCTTATTTCTGTTTCATTTCCTGATGATGAGTTACCAGCCATTATGATTCTCCTTACTCTATTGTATTATAGATTTATTATATTACTTTTAAAGGTGATTGTGACAAATCGTCAGAATCCTTTCTCTCGAAAACCGATCTCAGGCCAGAAAGCATATCCACAATTTCTTGTGCATTTGATAACCTATTTTTAACCTGTTTGGAAAACACATTAAAGGCTATCACACAGGGTATGGCTACCCCTAAGCCAAATGCTGTTGCAATTAAAGCTTCTGATATACCCTTCATAACAACTGATGGTCCTGCATCTCCAACCAATGCAAGATCACGAAAGGCCTTCATAATACCCAGAACAGTTCCTAGAAGCCCAATAAATGGGGTGTTGTTGCCCAGTGTGGAGAGTATAACAAGCCGCTTATCTAATGCGCGGTTTTCTGCCCCTAAAGCTGCCTTTGAAAATTCGGACATCGCGTTCTGTCCATAGGACCAACCCTCCATTGTCTTTGCTGCAACGCGTCCTTCCATACCATACTTTTTATCCTTAATTGTTTTCATAAGTTGTGAATAATCACTACTGTTCTGAGTCAATTCTTTGGTTAAAACATTCACAAGCTCTGAGTTATTTCCGCGGTTTTTATAAAGAAACCAGGCCCTTTCTATAGAAACAGCAAGCGCTACATTAAATAGAAAGATGAGAACCCATACAGTTGGATCGAAATTCTCAACTGTAAACTCTCCAGCATCTGCTAAATAAGCCGTTTCGCTCTCTTCAGATTCCATTGTAGTTACCACTGATTCCAGCGTTTCCCCTTCTTTGTTTTGTTGAATACCATTATTGCCACCTGATTCTTCAAGATTATTGATACTTGATACCGCTTGTTTGGAAGCGTATAGCATCTGCTGGTTGGAATGATCATTACTGAAAATCCAATATGAAACCACTAACAGCATTAGCACAACCGCTGTCATCATCCTTTTAGAATCACATATCATCATTAAATTTTGTTTACCTCGAGACTCCAAAACTCTCATTGCTCTTCCTCCGGTCCATTGAATCTGTTAATCCACAATAATAGTTAATTATATTGTAATTTAATTTTGTATACACTCAAGCCTGTCAAAATATGATCAGGCATATACTAAAGTCATGGAATGATTTCGATTTTAAGATATAGTGATGATTTTGAAGAAATAATAAAGATTTTATAAATAATACATTTAATTGCTCAACATGACTGTCATATTGTTAATACTATAAA
This region includes:
- a CDS encoding TonB family protein, whose translation is MNSYENPSVRDVNNIFSRLQVYNTFFEENSISWWQRHIVFPIFFITAFIGYFIFSINWDFFDEVRNRMYDEMVVTIVDFGDFVPLKKRASGGSYVEIDEVFGNQYIKDKKKEFNPDRDIIDPRIGTAVNPVISNATAPIDLNPEIMPSYTAAARSYGIEGTVILELIISDEGEVLRARSVGKKLGYGLERMAIKCYEGKRYKPSIDSDGKKITVKIFQPVRFQLL
- a CDS encoding MotA/TolQ/ExbB proton channel family protein translates to MRVLESRGKQNLMMICDSKRMMTAVVLMLLVVSYWIFSNDHSNQQMLYASKQAVSSINNLEESGGNNGIQQNKEGETLESVVTTMESEESETAYLADAGEFTVENFDPTVWVLIFLFNVALAVSIERAWFLYKNRGNNSELVNVLTKELTQNSSDYSQLMKTIKDKKYGMEGRVAAKTMEGWSYGQNAMSEFSKAALGAENRALDKRLVILSTLGNNTPFIGLLGTVLGIMKAFRDLALVGDAGPSVVMKGISEALIATAFGLGVAIPCVIAFNVFSKQVKNRLSNAQEIVDMLSGLRSVFERKDSDDLSQSPLKVI
- a CDS encoding TonB-dependent receptor, which produces MKKSALNSRILQKVLMVILIMFTPLTLYAQKTTDVSGKVIDSMTGEPLIGVNVIIQTLKIYSITDINGKYTLQDVPEGKQNILFQMMGYDKTLSAINVKPGEKNIVNISLSYKTAEEVVVTGRRINNTEAALLSKRKKAPVAQDAISSEQISKSPDSDASDAAKRVTGVTIVDGKTVYIRGLGERYSSVMFAGSTIPSPDPDKRVVPLDIFPVGLLDNLVIIKAYTPDIPGEFAGGIVQINPRDYPDKATFKVSIGSGYHSNTTGKDFLTYDGGKYDWFGIDDGTRELPDGIKDDYVNDIFYTPKRIAQIGREFKNEYTPNTTDGKFPFKVNFSYGDSYNIGKNKTLGLIFSGLFKESSKNKDIHFFRVSDNWNTIKDYHIDKSTYSTNKGLLISSSLNAGTDKLRLTSFYSHQSDDNTSEYFGYNNDRQESTVAGAVSTAKIYKLQFITTGLFFSQINGEHYFEKIFKTILDWTASYSRASRYEPDTRTSQLIDLNSTGSFIVYRSDDVKRFFQEHDDSVYGFSPSLTIPFKQWNGLSSKLNIGGAITYRERDSESRTFLWDNGNSLGSISTTPEPLENLLSPGFIVAPGDEDPTHYFIKEASGENDYYTGKLTIIAGYGQFDMPIIPRLRFVGGLRYEYSDMDVITYNPILKEEKDLSKEPLEEDNIMPGVSVTYSATKNTNLRFAYSKTVARPDFREVTEFKYSPMISSEVLIGNPDLEQCDIHNYDLRVEWFPSASEILALSLFYKDMEKPIELLEVTGTPGSTTLKYQNAESAENMGIEFEVKKTFSFISDLFNLESSNIKNILGDLSFSTNIAFIHSNVDVEDIESAKYTTDDRPLQGQSPYVLNSSLNYNNDNIGLNGTLLYNIYGRRIVKVGTIYGTNPRGDIYEEPVGKLDFVAKQKLFSKGHLKISISNILDPAIEISQKRPKSGTSLEKKFTLESYREGRNYSISYSYNL
- a CDS encoding biopolymer transporter ExbD; this encodes MAGNSSSGNETEISGINVTPLVDIMLVLVIIIMVTAEFTKYRTVPIALPKVNAAAIKREPHKIALTIKPNGEVYWNDKKIDKLDTLPVQLKTAKRLHPDTAVILRAEGKTEYQQLLNLLDEVKLAGISKVGLAVDSNKKKRVKL